In Amycolatopsis jiangsuensis, the following proteins share a genomic window:
- a CDS encoding prolyl oligopeptidase family serine peptidase produces the protein MARISSYGTWTSPVSAAATAAADRGAQWLAAVDGVLWWAETRPAEGGRVALVRSLPGGGTEDVLPEPWNVRNRVHEYGGRPWVAVGSVIVFTHWTDQRLYALSESEGEIVPLTPEPATPQGVRYGDLRPGLEGEVWAVRERSTGPRRTDIARELVAIRLDDGAERVLVDGYRFFTAPQLSPDGTHAAWLAWDHPAMPWDGTELFVAPVDGDGSFGAARVLAGGPEVAVCQLEWESAEQLLVLADPDGWWNLHRVGLDGTAVNLAPVQRELGGPMWKLGVSWFAPLGGGRFAVLDAGQLAVLDEHAGSVTPVDTDLTVWSSAGLVPVPGGVAGIAAGARSDDAVVRIDPATGVVTELSPRPDELPSADYLPVPQERVFTAADGSRIPAFVFPPANPEFTAPEGELPPYLVHVHGGPTGRSDGALSLDFTYFTSRGIGVVAVNYGGSTGYGRAFRERLREQWGVVDVQDCVAVAEALVAEGLADPARLAVRGGSAGGFTSAASITTTRTYAAATVKFPILDFTSWTGDGGETHDFESRYLTGLVGPYPETEQRYRERSPITHVDSLAGPVLFLQGLDDQICPPEQADRFVAGLAGSGIPHAYLRFEGEQHGFRKAETIIAALEAELSFYGQVFGFVPPDVPVLELDR, from the coding sequence GTGGCTCGGATCTCTTCGTACGGAACATGGACCTCGCCCGTGTCGGCAGCGGCCACCGCCGCGGCCGACCGTGGCGCGCAATGGCTCGCCGCGGTCGACGGTGTGCTCTGGTGGGCCGAAACCCGGCCGGCCGAGGGCGGGCGGGTCGCGCTCGTGCGGTCGCTGCCCGGCGGCGGCACCGAGGACGTGCTGCCCGAGCCGTGGAACGTCCGCAACCGCGTGCACGAGTACGGCGGACGGCCGTGGGTCGCGGTGGGCTCGGTGATCGTGTTCACGCACTGGACCGACCAGCGCCTGTACGCATTGAGCGAAAGCGAAGGCGAGATCGTGCCGCTCACCCCGGAGCCGGCCACGCCGCAGGGCGTCCGGTACGGCGATCTGCGGCCCGGTCTCGAGGGCGAGGTGTGGGCCGTGCGGGAGCGCAGCACCGGGCCGAGGCGTACGGACATCGCGCGGGAGCTCGTCGCGATCCGGCTGGACGACGGCGCCGAGCGGGTGCTGGTGGACGGCTACCGGTTCTTCACCGCCCCGCAGCTGTCCCCGGACGGCACACACGCGGCGTGGCTGGCGTGGGACCACCCGGCGATGCCCTGGGACGGCACCGAGTTGTTCGTCGCGCCGGTGGACGGCGACGGCTCGTTCGGCGCCGCGCGGGTGCTCGCCGGCGGACCGGAGGTCGCGGTGTGCCAGCTGGAGTGGGAGTCGGCGGAGCAGCTGCTGGTGCTGGCGGATCCGGACGGCTGGTGGAACCTGCACCGGGTCGGGCTCGACGGCACCGCAGTCAATCTCGCGCCGGTGCAGCGGGAACTGGGCGGCCCGATGTGGAAGCTCGGCGTGAGCTGGTTCGCCCCGCTGGGCGGCGGGCGATTCGCGGTGCTCGACGCCGGGCAGCTGGCGGTGCTGGACGAACACGCCGGTTCGGTGACCCCGGTGGACACCGACCTGACCGTGTGGTCGTCGGCCGGGCTGGTCCCGGTGCCGGGCGGGGTCGCCGGCATCGCCGCGGGCGCGCGGTCGGACGACGCCGTGGTGCGGATCGATCCGGCCACCGGGGTGGTGACCGAGCTGTCCCCGCGTCCGGACGAGCTGCCGTCCGCGGACTACCTGCCGGTGCCGCAGGAGCGGGTCTTCACCGCGGCAGACGGGTCGCGGATCCCGGCGTTCGTCTTTCCCCCGGCCAATCCGGAGTTCACCGCTCCCGAGGGTGAGCTGCCGCCGTATCTGGTCCATGTGCACGGCGGGCCGACCGGCCGCAGCGACGGTGCGCTGAGCCTGGACTTCACCTACTTCACCAGCCGCGGTATCGGAGTGGTCGCGGTGAACTACGGGGGCTCGACCGGCTACGGGCGGGCGTTCCGGGAGCGGCTGCGGGAGCAGTGGGGCGTGGTCGACGTCCAGGACTGCGTCGCGGTCGCCGAGGCGCTGGTGGCCGAGGGCCTGGCGGATCCGGCGCGGCTCGCGGTGCGCGGTGGCAGCGCGGGCGGGTTCACCTCCGCCGCCTCGATCACGACGACCCGTACCTACGCCGCGGCTACGGTGAAGTTCCCGATCCTGGACTTCACCTCCTGGACAGGAGACGGCGGCGAGACACACGACTTCGAGTCGCGGTACCTGACCGGGCTGGTCGGCCCGTACCCCGAGACCGAGCAGCGGTACCGGGAGCGCTCGCCGATCACGCACGTGGACTCCCTGGCCGGGCCGGTGCTGTTCCTGCAGGGCCTCGACGACCAGATCTGCCCGCCGGAGCAGGCGGACCGGTTCGTCGCCGGGCTCGCGGGGAGCGGGATCCCGCACGCCTACCTGCGGTTCGAGGGTGAGCAGCACGGATTCCGCAAGGCGGAGACGATCATCGCCGCGCTGGAGGCGGAGCTGTCGTTCTACGGGCAGGTCTTCGGTTTCGTTCCCCCGGACGTGCCGGTGCTGGAGCTGGACCGATGA
- a CDS encoding NfeD family protein yields the protein MTAAVIWLILGVVLLIAEVLSGDFVLVMLGVGALLGAGAEALTGSIVVDVVVFAVSSTGLIALARPALKRRFLAGSSVPTGTDALIGARAVVVSTVDYETGQVKIGGEVWSARAVHEEQPPMAPGTKVTVVEIAGATAVVDIMA from the coding sequence ATGACAGCGGCTGTGATCTGGCTGATCCTCGGCGTCGTCCTGTTGATCGCCGAGGTGCTTTCCGGGGACTTCGTGCTGGTCATGCTCGGCGTCGGTGCCCTGCTCGGAGCCGGGGCCGAAGCACTCACCGGCAGCATCGTCGTCGACGTCGTGGTGTTCGCGGTCAGCTCGACCGGCCTGATCGCGCTGGCGCGCCCGGCCCTCAAGCGCCGGTTCCTTGCCGGATCGAGCGTGCCCACCGGCACCGACGCGCTGATCGGCGCCCGCGCCGTCGTGGTGTCCACAGTGGACTACGAAACGGGCCAGGTGAAGATCGGCGGCGAGGTCTGGTCGGCGCGCGCGGTGCACGAGGAGCAGCCGCCGATGGCGCCGGGCACCAAGGTCACGGTCGTGGAGATCGCCGGCGCCACCGCCGTGGTGGACATCATGGCCTGA
- a CDS encoding DUF3097 domain-containing protein, which produces MRSRSYDDVLSGPRKRKVPEVPAEPGLVVEDPASGYCGAVVKIEYGNVVLEDAKGRHRVFPLAPAAFLLEGKPVTLVPVKKAPAAPRQVSASGSVRVQGLAARVARDSRIWVEGKHDAELVERVWGHDLRVEGVVVEPLDGVDVLAERITEFGTGPGRRLGVLVDHLVPGSKESRLVGQVRDEQVLVTGHPYVDVWQAVKPAAVGIRAWPEIPRGIEWKAGICEALGWGEPYEGWQRVLAGVRSFRDLETPLIGAVERLIDFVTDPAG; this is translated from the coding sequence GTGCGCTCCCGTTCCTATGACGACGTGCTGTCCGGTCCGCGCAAGCGGAAGGTGCCCGAGGTGCCCGCCGAACCCGGCCTGGTGGTCGAGGACCCGGCCAGCGGCTACTGCGGCGCGGTGGTGAAGATCGAGTACGGCAACGTCGTGCTCGAGGACGCGAAGGGCCGCCACCGCGTGTTCCCGCTCGCCCCGGCGGCGTTCCTGCTGGAGGGCAAACCGGTCACGCTCGTCCCGGTGAAGAAGGCACCCGCCGCCCCCCGGCAGGTCTCCGCGTCCGGTTCGGTCCGGGTGCAGGGGCTGGCAGCCCGGGTCGCGCGTGATTCACGGATCTGGGTCGAGGGCAAGCACGACGCCGAACTGGTGGAACGGGTGTGGGGGCACGACCTGCGGGTCGAGGGCGTGGTGGTGGAACCGCTGGACGGCGTGGACGTGCTGGCCGAGCGGATCACCGAATTCGGCACCGGCCCCGGCCGCCGCCTCGGCGTGCTGGTCGACCACCTGGTGCCCGGCAGCAAGGAGTCCCGGCTGGTCGGACAGGTCCGCGACGAGCAGGTCCTGGTCACCGGCCACCCTTACGTGGACGTCTGGCAGGCGGTGAAACCGGCCGCGGTCGGCATCCGCGCCTGGCCGGAGATCCCGCGCGGGATCGAATGGAAGGCCGGCATCTGCGAGGCTCTGGGCTGGGGCGAGCCCTACGAGGGCTGGCAGCGGGTACTGGCAGGGGTGCGCAGTTTCCGCGACCTCGAAACCCCGCTCATCGGCGCGGTCGAACGGCTCATCGACTTCGTCACCGACCCGGCCGGATAG
- a CDS encoding aminoglycoside phosphotransferase family protein, whose product MMVALIDDAARARLVDRFGPSAEAWCDALPGLVEGLCRRWGLTVHDTRPGNSGRTVLCRNAAGTLRALKLCPDRAVATAEAAALGSWSGLSRVVQVLRTDLDHGAVLLEGLEPGSTLTERGADVPWPEVSDLLAELHGVPAAGPFPTQLERVRWMFALAERRLRGSPAEAHLPLAVLHTGLARAEKLAVDGPIALVHGDLHPGNVLDAGPARGIVAIDPRPCTGDPAFDAVDWAVLPMSAGGTLDDGLDRLPGQDRDRVRAWCVALAPLVAMGPLRRGGPTPFTEAVLELAG is encoded by the coding sequence CTGATGGTCGCGCTGATCGACGACGCGGCACGCGCCCGGCTCGTCGACCGGTTCGGCCCCAGCGCCGAAGCGTGGTGTGACGCGCTGCCCGGCCTGGTCGAAGGCCTCTGCCGCCGCTGGGGACTGACCGTGCACGACACGCGGCCGGGCAACAGCGGCCGCACCGTGCTGTGCCGCAACGCCGCCGGCACCCTGCGGGCCCTGAAGCTGTGCCCGGACCGGGCCGTGGCCACCGCGGAAGCGGCCGCGCTGGGGTCCTGGTCCGGGCTGTCGCGCGTCGTGCAGGTCCTGCGCACGGACCTCGACCACGGCGCGGTGCTGCTCGAAGGTCTCGAACCCGGCAGCACGCTGACCGAGCGGGGCGCGGACGTGCCGTGGCCCGAGGTCTCCGATCTGCTCGCGGAACTGCACGGTGTGCCGGCCGCCGGACCGTTCCCGACCCAGCTCGAACGCGTCCGCTGGATGTTCGCCCTTGCCGAACGCCGGCTGCGTGGCTCGCCCGCCGAGGCGCACCTGCCGCTCGCGGTTCTGCACACCGGCCTCGCCCGCGCCGAGAAGCTCGCGGTCGACGGCCCGATCGCGCTGGTGCACGGCGATCTGCACCCGGGCAACGTGCTCGACGCGGGTCCGGCTCGCGGCATCGTCGCGATCGACCCCCGGCCGTGCACGGGCGATCCCGCGTTCGACGCGGTCGACTGGGCGGTGCTGCCGATGAGCGCGGGCGGAACCCTCGACGACGGGCTGGACCGGCTGCCCGGCCAGGACCGCGACCGGGTGCGGGCGTGGTGTGTGGCGCTGGCGCCGCTGGTCGCGATGGGTCCGCTGCGCCGCGGCGGACCGACGCCGTTCACCGAGGCCGTTCTGGAGCTGGCAGGCTGA
- a CDS encoding S66 peptidase family protein, with translation MTPPLEPARRPARLRAGDTVALVAPSGPVPPDLLDAALPVLHGWGVKVRVGAGVRRQPGAPAYLAASDEDRAAEFTEAWLDPEVRSVLAARGGYGAQRMVDLVDWSALSAVEPKVLAGSSDVTAVHRAVHTRLGLSTLFSPMPASVLFDEVAAEHLRRTLFEPEHTRVLRAREPDVLVSGCASGLLVGGNLSLLAAGIGTPEQGCARDGIVLLEDVTESVYRIDRMLTQLLRSGWFAGVRGIVLGSWAACGDPAEIRNLVAERLTPLGVPMLSGFGFGHVASSPTVPLGVTAALDTELATLTLDSPALG, from the coding sequence ATGACACCGCCCCTGGAACCGGCCCGGAGGCCGGCTCGGCTCCGGGCCGGCGACACAGTGGCGCTCGTCGCGCCGTCGGGTCCGGTGCCACCGGACTTGCTGGACGCCGCTTTGCCGGTGCTGCACGGCTGGGGAGTGAAGGTTCGTGTCGGCGCCGGCGTGCGGAGGCAGCCAGGTGCCCCGGCGTACCTGGCTGCCTCCGACGAGGACCGGGCCGCGGAGTTCACCGAGGCGTGGCTGGACCCGGAGGTGCGGAGCGTGCTCGCTGCCCGCGGTGGGTACGGCGCCCAGCGGATGGTCGATCTCGTCGACTGGTCAGCGCTGTCCGCAGTGGAGCCGAAAGTGCTGGCCGGATCGAGCGATGTGACGGCTGTGCACCGTGCGGTGCACACGCGGCTCGGGCTGAGCACGCTCTTTTCGCCGATGCCGGCGAGTGTGCTGTTCGACGAGGTCGCCGCCGAGCACCTGCGGCGGACGTTGTTCGAGCCGGAGCACACGCGCGTCCTGCGGGCGCGGGAGCCGGACGTGCTGGTTTCCGGATGCGCCTCGGGGCTGCTGGTGGGCGGGAACCTGTCGCTGCTGGCGGCCGGGATCGGCACCCCGGAGCAGGGGTGCGCGCGGGACGGGATCGTGCTGCTGGAGGACGTGACCGAGAGCGTCTACCGGATCGACCGGATGCTCACGCAGCTGCTGCGGTCCGGCTGGTTCGCCGGGGTGCGCGGGATCGTGCTGGGTTCGTGGGCGGCGTGCGGCGATCCGGCGGAGATCCGGAATCTGGTCGCCGAACGGCTGACGCCGCTGGGGGTGCCGATGCTGAGCGGGTTCGGGTTCGGTCACGTCGCGTCGTCGCCGACGGTGCCACTCGGCGTCACTGCCGCACTGGACACCGAGCTCGCCACGCTCACCCTCGACTCCCCCGCGTTGGGCTGA
- a CDS encoding SPFH domain-containing protein: MVVPQAQSAVIERLGRFRTVASPGLTFLVPFLDKVRARIDLREQVVSFPPQPVITEDNLTVNIDTVVYFQVTDSRAAVYEISNYIIGVEQLTTTTLRNVVGGMSLEETLTSRDAINSQLRGVLDEATGRWGIRVARVELKAIEPPPSIQDSMEKQMRADREKRAMILTAEGQRESSIKTAEGQKQSQILAAEGQKQAAILAAEAERQSRILRAQGERAARYLQAQGQAKAIEKVFAAIKAGRPTPEVLAYQYLQTLPQLAQGDANKVWMIPSDYGKALEGFARALGAPGDDGVFRYEPPKDDTPERPDLEDAEVAAWFDTTSDPKVAEAVAAAEAVARKEVEGPLGSSGEHPRRAIGGGNASAKPAAPAEAEEEPPAPAPERPRPSSPPPGEQRQQQAPPQQLPQPQPPAGPQGGTYQGPPQQFGGPQQQQPGNGPFPQQGPFGGPQGGPPPQR; encoded by the coding sequence ATGGTGGTACCGCAGGCACAGTCGGCGGTGATCGAACGGCTCGGCCGGTTCCGCACGGTCGCCTCGCCGGGCCTGACCTTCCTCGTGCCGTTCCTGGACAAGGTCCGCGCGCGGATCGACCTGCGCGAGCAGGTCGTCTCGTTCCCGCCGCAGCCGGTGATCACCGAGGACAACCTGACGGTGAACATCGACACCGTCGTGTACTTCCAGGTCACCGACTCGCGCGCGGCGGTGTACGAGATCTCGAACTACATCATCGGCGTCGAGCAGCTGACCACCACCACGCTGCGGAACGTGGTCGGTGGGATGAGCCTGGAGGAGACGCTGACCTCCCGCGACGCGATCAACAGCCAGCTGCGCGGGGTGCTGGACGAGGCGACCGGCCGCTGGGGCATCCGGGTCGCGCGGGTCGAGCTGAAGGCGATCGAGCCGCCGCCGTCCATTCAGGACTCGATGGAGAAGCAGATGCGCGCGGACCGGGAGAAGCGCGCGATGATCCTCACCGCGGAAGGGCAGCGGGAGTCCTCCATCAAGACCGCGGAAGGGCAGAAGCAGAGCCAGATCCTCGCCGCGGAAGGGCAGAAGCAGGCTGCGATCCTCGCCGCGGAGGCGGAACGGCAGTCGCGGATCCTGCGTGCCCAGGGTGAACGTGCCGCCCGCTACCTGCAGGCCCAGGGGCAGGCGAAGGCGATCGAGAAGGTGTTCGCGGCGATCAAGGCCGGCCGCCCGACGCCGGAGGTGCTGGCCTACCAGTACCTGCAGACGTTGCCGCAGCTGGCCCAGGGCGACGCGAACAAGGTCTGGATGATCCCCAGCGACTACGGCAAGGCGCTGGAAGGCTTCGCCCGCGCGCTCGGCGCCCCCGGCGACGACGGCGTGTTCCGGTACGAGCCGCCGAAGGACGACACCCCGGAGAGGCCGGACCTGGAGGACGCGGAGGTCGCCGCCTGGTTCGACACCACCAGCGACCCGAAGGTCGCCGAAGCGGTCGCGGCCGCGGAGGCCGTGGCACGCAAGGAGGTCGAGGGGCCGCTCGGCTCGTCGGGCGAGCACCCGCGTCGCGCCATCGGCGGCGGGAACGCGTCGGCCAAGCCGGCAGCCCCGGCCGAGGCCGAGGAGGAACCGCCGGCGCCCGCACCCGAGCGGCCGCGGCCGAGTTCGCCGCCGCCGGGGGAGCAGCGTCAACAGCAGGCCCCGCCGCAGCAGCTTCCGCAGCCGCAGCCGCCTGCCGGCCCGCAGGGCGGCACCTACCAGGGGCCGCCGCAGCAGTTCGGTGGTCCGCAGCAGCAACAGCCGGGCAACGGTCCGTTCCCGCAGCAGGGCCCGTTCGGGGGTCCGCAGGGCGGTCCGCCGCCGCAGCGCTGA
- a CDS encoding SCO1664 family protein produces the protein MASTPPAPGDPGAHEFVTHGRIDVEGRLVDASNVTLFCAIELDGVTGRVVYKPVSGERPLWDFPDGTLAGREVATAMVSAACGLGAIPPTVLRDGPFGPGMVQLWVETTDEDVVDVCAPEEVPEGWRTVLHAHDRLGDPAVLVHADHPSLRELAALDVVVNNTDRKGGHLLPAPDGRVYGVDHGICLHTDPKLRTVLWGWVGEPLPAEVVEKLRKLRADLDGRLGAALTEHLSTFEVRALGRRADVLLAEAIHPEPGDDWRAIPWPLF, from the coding sequence GTGGCGAGCACCCCGCCCGCGCCCGGCGATCCCGGCGCCCACGAGTTCGTCACCCACGGCCGCATCGACGTCGAGGGCCGGCTGGTCGACGCCTCGAACGTGACCCTGTTCTGCGCCATCGAGCTCGACGGGGTCACCGGCCGGGTGGTCTACAAGCCGGTGTCCGGCGAGCGGCCGTTGTGGGATTTCCCGGACGGCACGCTGGCCGGACGGGAGGTCGCGACCGCGATGGTCTCGGCGGCCTGCGGCCTCGGTGCGATCCCACCGACCGTGCTGCGCGACGGCCCGTTCGGCCCCGGCATGGTGCAGCTGTGGGTGGAAACCACCGACGAGGACGTCGTCGACGTCTGCGCACCGGAAGAAGTTCCCGAAGGCTGGCGCACGGTGCTGCACGCGCACGACCGGCTCGGTGACCCGGCCGTGCTCGTCCACGCCGATCACCCGAGCCTGCGGGAGCTGGCCGCGCTCGACGTGGTCGTGAACAACACCGACCGCAAGGGCGGACACCTGCTGCCCGCTCCCGACGGCCGCGTCTACGGCGTGGACCACGGCATCTGCCTGCACACCGATCCGAAGCTGCGCACCGTGCTGTGGGGCTGGGTCGGTGAACCGCTGCCCGCCGAGGTGGTGGAGAAGCTGCGCAAACTGCGCGCCGACCTCGACGGCCGGCTCGGCGCGGCGCTCACCGAGCACCTGAGCACCTTCGAGGTCCGCGCGCTCGGCCGGCGCGCCGACGTGCTGCTCGCCGAGGCCATCCACCCGGAACCCGGCGACGACTGGCGCGCGATCCCCTGGCCGCTGTTCTGA
- a CDS encoding TIGR03668 family PPOX class F420-dependent oxidoreductase → MRLSPEEARTRLAAARVARLATADARGVPHLVPVTFAVRGDTIVFAVDHKPKSSTALRRLANIADNPAVCFLADEYDEDWSRLWWVRADGVARTVPDGERDPFVGWLVAKYPQYAERPPEHAVVATEVRAWRGWAGS, encoded by the coding sequence ATGCGCCTGTCCCCGGAGGAAGCCCGCACCCGCCTCGCCGCCGCACGCGTGGCCCGCCTCGCGACGGCGGACGCCCGCGGGGTGCCGCACCTGGTTCCGGTGACGTTCGCCGTGCGCGGGGACACGATCGTCTTCGCGGTCGACCACAAACCGAAGAGCAGCACGGCGTTGCGGCGGCTGGCGAACATCGCGGACAACCCGGCGGTGTGCTTCCTGGCCGACGAGTACGACGAGGACTGGTCCCGCCTGTGGTGGGTCCGTGCGGACGGCGTGGCGCGGACGGTCCCGGACGGGGAGCGGGATCCGTTCGTCGGCTGGCTCGTGGCGAAGTATCCGCAGTACGCGGAGCGTCCACCGGAACACGCGGTGGTGGCGACGGAAGTCCGCGCCTGGCGGGGCTGGGCAGGTTCGTGA
- a CDS encoding DUF3090 domain-containing protein, which yields MSRVIHVFRKPDRFVSGTVGEPGDRTFYLQASEDVRTISVTIEKQQVVVLAERLGSLLEEVASRFGADVPEEVPDDLVDVEPLAVPVEEEFRVGTMGLGWDADSGAVVVELLAMTEGEVDETVVLDDTEEGPDAVRVFLTPAAARAFVERTDRVVNAGRKPCPLCGEPLDPAGHICPRQNGYRRDVDVTED from the coding sequence ATGTCACGCGTAATCCACGTCTTCCGCAAGCCCGACCGGTTCGTGTCCGGCACGGTCGGCGAGCCCGGCGATCGCACGTTCTACCTCCAGGCGTCGGAGGACGTCCGGACGATCAGCGTCACGATCGAGAAGCAGCAGGTCGTCGTCCTCGCCGAGCGCCTCGGGTCGCTGCTGGAGGAGGTCGCCAGCCGGTTCGGCGCCGACGTGCCCGAGGAGGTGCCCGACGACCTGGTCGACGTGGAACCTCTGGCGGTGCCGGTCGAGGAGGAGTTCCGCGTGGGCACCATGGGCCTGGGCTGGGACGCCGACTCCGGCGCGGTCGTCGTGGAACTGCTCGCGATGACCGAGGGCGAGGTCGACGAGACCGTGGTGCTCGACGACACCGAGGAGGGCCCGGACGCGGTGCGGGTGTTCCTCACCCCTGCGGCCGCGCGGGCATTCGTCGAACGCACCGACCGGGTCGTCAACGCCGGCCGCAAACCGTGCCCGCTGTGCGGGGAACCGCTCGACCCTGCCGGGCACATCTGCCCCCGGCAGAACGGCTACCGCCGCGACGTCGACGTCACCGAGGACTGA
- the dhaL gene encoding dihydroxyacetone kinase subunit DhaL translates to MSTTTAQDWILGFADRTEASEPRLTAYDQAAGDGDFGANITGAVKLVRTALAGLPAQAPAADVLSATAGVFLDRVGGTSGPLFGLLFQALAASSGTELTAAALAEGTAEGLAAIQRVGEAEVGDKTLVDALSPAADALRALGPDASPGDAFEVAAEAAQRGALSTEDIRARRGRASYVGDHAVGVPDPGAVTIALLFGAPAVD, encoded by the coding sequence ATGAGCACCACGACGGCACAGGACTGGATCCTCGGCTTCGCCGACCGCACCGAGGCCAGCGAACCCCGGCTGACCGCCTACGACCAGGCCGCGGGCGACGGAGACTTCGGTGCGAACATCACCGGCGCGGTCAAGCTCGTCCGCACGGCACTCGCCGGGCTCCCCGCGCAGGCACCCGCGGCCGACGTGCTGTCTGCGACCGCAGGGGTGTTCCTGGACCGGGTCGGCGGCACGAGCGGCCCGCTGTTCGGCTTGCTGTTCCAGGCGCTGGCGGCGAGCAGCGGGACCGAGCTGACCGCCGCGGCGCTGGCCGAAGGCACTGCGGAGGGGCTGGCGGCGATCCAGCGCGTCGGCGAGGCAGAGGTCGGGGACAAGACACTGGTGGACGCATTGTCCCCGGCCGCCGATGCGCTGCGTGCGCTGGGGCCGGACGCGTCGCCGGGCGACGCGTTCGAGGTCGCCGCGGAAGCCGCGCAACGCGGCGCCCTCAGCACCGAGGACATCCGCGCCCGCAGGGGCCGGGCGAGCTACGTCGGCGACCACGCGGTCGGCGTGCCCGATCCCGGTGCGGTGACGATCGCGCTGCTGTTCGGCGCGCCCGCGGTGGACTGA
- a CDS encoding dihydroxyacetone kinase subunit DhaK, giving the protein MSYFANSPDDLVDSALAGFARAHAGLVEHIADPGYLSARRPAPGRVVGLVSGGGSGHEPLHAGFVGGGLLDAACPGRIFASPHNRQVYEASRAVAKSGGVLHIVKNYTGDRINFGIAAERLQHDGIPCARVLVDDDVATDSEDIAVGRRGTGATVIVEKLLGAAADEGRSLDELEGLGKRIVDGSRSIAVASGAQTAPGTGRAAFTLPENAVEYGVGIHGERSGVVRENAEIGPLVRDLTAALADALALTAGSRVTALVNGLGSVTPLELYGIFERFAEELSERGVVLERRRVGPLVTALDMRGFSLSLSRTDDELTALWDAPAHTAAWINEESA; this is encoded by the coding sequence ATGAGCTACTTCGCGAACTCGCCCGACGACCTGGTCGACTCCGCGCTGGCCGGATTCGCCCGCGCGCACGCCGGTCTGGTCGAGCACATCGCCGACCCCGGCTACCTCAGCGCCCGGCGGCCCGCGCCAGGACGGGTGGTGGGGCTGGTGTCCGGCGGCGGTTCCGGCCACGAACCGCTGCACGCCGGTTTCGTCGGCGGCGGGCTGCTCGACGCGGCCTGCCCCGGCCGGATCTTCGCTTCCCCGCACAACCGGCAGGTCTACGAAGCCTCCCGCGCGGTCGCGAAATCCGGCGGCGTCCTGCACATCGTGAAGAACTACACGGGTGATCGGATCAACTTCGGCATCGCCGCCGAGCGCCTGCAGCACGACGGGATCCCGTGCGCGCGGGTGCTGGTGGACGACGACGTGGCGACCGACTCCGAGGACATCGCGGTCGGCCGGCGCGGAACGGGCGCCACGGTGATCGTGGAGAAGCTGCTCGGTGCCGCGGCCGACGAGGGACGTTCGCTGGACGAACTCGAAGGCCTGGGCAAGCGGATCGTCGACGGCAGCCGCAGCATCGCCGTCGCCTCCGGCGCGCAGACCGCACCCGGCACCGGCCGCGCGGCGTTCACGCTTCCGGAGAACGCGGTGGAATACGGCGTCGGCATCCACGGTGAGCGCTCCGGGGTGGTCCGGGAGAACGCCGAGATCGGCCCGCTCGTGCGCGACCTGACGGCCGCGCTGGCCGACGCGTTGGCCCTGACCGCCGGATCGCGGGTGACCGCTCTGGTCAACGGCCTCGGCTCGGTCACCCCGCTCGAGCTGTACGGCATCTTCGAGCGCTTCGCCGAAGAGCTGTCCGAGCGTGGTGTCGTACTCGAACGACGGCGGGTGGGCCCGCTGGTGACCGCGCTGGACATGCGCGGGTTCTCCCTGTCGCTCAGCCGGACCGACGACGAGCTGACGGCACTGTGGGACGCGCCCGCGCACACGGCCGCCTGGATCAACGAGGAGTCTGCATGA